Proteins from a single region of Antricoccus suffuscus:
- a CDS encoding S-(hydroxymethyl)mycothiol dehydrogenase, producing MPSTVKGVIARGKGQAVSVENVIVPDPGPGEALVKIQACGVCHTDLHYREGGINDDFPFLLGHEAAGIVEAVGNDVTDVAPGDFVILNWRAICGECRACLRGEQWNCFNTHNATQKMTLKDGTELSPALGIGAFIEKTLVAAGQCTKVDPNADPAAVGLLGCGVMAGVGAAINTGKVTRGMSVAVIGCGGVGDAAIAGASLAGAAKVIAVDVEDRKLEWAKQFGATHTVNSKERDAVEAIQELTGGFGADVVIDAVGRPETWKTAFYARDLAGTVVLVGVPTPEMRIEMPFQEFFGRGGSLKSSWYGDCLPSRDFPMLVDLYQQGKFNLDAFVSERIGIDDIESAFTKMHDGDVLRSVVIMK from the coding sequence ATGCCAAGCACGGTCAAGGGTGTCATTGCACGAGGCAAGGGCCAAGCGGTCAGCGTCGAGAACGTCATCGTGCCAGACCCGGGGCCCGGCGAGGCGCTGGTCAAGATCCAGGCGTGCGGCGTCTGCCATACCGATCTGCACTACCGCGAGGGTGGCATCAACGATGACTTCCCCTTCCTTCTCGGGCATGAGGCCGCGGGCATTGTCGAAGCGGTCGGCAATGACGTCACCGACGTGGCGCCGGGCGACTTCGTGATCCTCAACTGGCGGGCCATCTGCGGCGAGTGCCGGGCCTGCCTGCGCGGCGAGCAGTGGAACTGCTTCAACACTCACAACGCCACGCAGAAGATGACCCTGAAGGACGGGACCGAACTGTCCCCCGCGCTTGGTATCGGCGCCTTCATCGAGAAGACGCTCGTCGCGGCCGGCCAGTGCACCAAGGTCGACCCCAACGCTGATCCGGCCGCCGTCGGACTGCTCGGCTGCGGTGTCATGGCCGGCGTCGGCGCGGCAATCAACACCGGCAAGGTCACCCGCGGCATGAGCGTCGCCGTCATCGGCTGCGGCGGCGTCGGCGATGCGGCTATCGCCGGCGCGTCGCTCGCGGGAGCGGCCAAGGTCATCGCGGTTGACGTCGAGGACCGCAAGCTGGAATGGGCCAAACAGTTCGGCGCCACGCACACGGTCAACTCGAAAGAACGCGACGCGGTCGAGGCGATTCAGGAACTCACCGGAGGGTTCGGCGCGGACGTCGTCATCGACGCGGTCGGCCGTCCCGAGACGTGGAAGACAGCGTTCTACGCGCGCGACCTCGCCGGCACCGTCGTACTCGTTGGCGTGCCGACTCCGGAGATGCGGATCGAGATGCCGTTCCAGGAGTTCTTCGGACGCGGCGGCTCCCTGAAGTCCTCGTGGTACGGCGATTGCCTGCCCAGCAGGGACTTCCCGATGCTCGTCGACCTCTATCAGCAGGGCAAGTTCAACCTCGACGCATTTGTCAGCGAGCGGATCGGCATCGACGATATCGAGTCCGCGTTCACCAAGATGCACGACGGCGACGTACTCCGCTCCGTAGTGATCATGAAATGA
- a CDS encoding acyl-CoA dehydrogenase family protein produces MDDKDFDEILGAVRTFVREVVVPAEDEIEAKDEVPMTIRQQAKDMGLWGFAIPEEYGGLGLSMTQEVRLYLELGWTTPSFRSMFGTNNGIAGQVLVKAGTEEQKKSWLPRLASGEVTASFALTEPEAGSDPSTLRTTAKREGDEWVINGGKTFITNAAYSQVLMVFARSNDQAGSRGIAVFLVPTDTPGVTVAPHDLKMGQMGSWTSDINFDDVRIPLENLIGGDEAIGFPTAMKSLQQGRVTIAALCAGLSARLVHESAKYAAERHQSGHAIAEFQLIQGLIADSETEAYATKAMVLQAAKDWDEDVDRRKAPSIVKYFASEAVNRIADRAVQIHGGSGYMRGVAVERFYRDVRLFRIYEGTSQIQQVVIAKNTLRPYREAN; encoded by the coding sequence ATGGACGATAAGGATTTCGACGAGATCTTGGGTGCGGTCCGGACGTTCGTCCGCGAGGTCGTCGTACCAGCCGAGGACGAGATCGAGGCCAAGGACGAAGTCCCGATGACCATTCGCCAGCAGGCGAAGGACATGGGTCTGTGGGGTTTTGCGATCCCGGAGGAGTACGGCGGCCTCGGTCTGAGCATGACCCAGGAGGTACGTCTGTATCTCGAGCTCGGCTGGACCACGCCATCGTTCCGCTCGATGTTCGGCACGAATAACGGCATCGCCGGTCAGGTGCTGGTGAAGGCCGGCACCGAAGAGCAGAAGAAGAGCTGGCTGCCGCGACTCGCATCGGGCGAAGTCACCGCGTCGTTCGCGCTCACCGAACCAGAGGCCGGCTCCGACCCAAGCACCCTCCGTACGACAGCTAAGCGCGAGGGCGACGAATGGGTCATCAACGGCGGCAAGACGTTCATCACCAATGCGGCGTACTCGCAGGTGCTGATGGTCTTTGCGCGCAGCAATGACCAGGCCGGCAGCCGCGGGATAGCGGTCTTCCTCGTGCCCACCGACACACCCGGCGTCACGGTCGCTCCGCACGACCTGAAGATGGGCCAGATGGGCTCCTGGACGTCCGACATCAATTTCGACGACGTGCGGATACCACTCGAGAATCTGATCGGCGGCGACGAGGCGATCGGCTTCCCGACCGCAATGAAGTCACTGCAGCAGGGTCGCGTAACAATCGCCGCGCTGTGCGCAGGACTGTCCGCCCGGCTCGTCCACGAGAGCGCGAAGTACGCCGCAGAGCGCCATCAGTCCGGACACGCGATCGCCGAGTTCCAGCTGATCCAAGGCCTGATCGCAGACTCCGAGACCGAGGCGTACGCCACGAAGGCAATGGTTCTGCAGGCCGCGAAGGACTGGGACGAAGACGTCGATCGGCGCAAGGCGCCGTCGATCGTCAAGTACTTCGCGTCCGAGGCGGTCAACCGGATCGCCGACCGCGCCGTACAGATCCACGGCGGCAGTGGCTACATGCGCGGGGTCGCCGTTGAGCGCTTCTACCGCGACGTGAGGTTGTTCCGTATCTATGAAGGCACCAGCCAGATCCAGCAGGTCGTCATCGCGAAAAACACGCTGCGCCCCTACCGCGAGGCCAATTAA
- a CDS encoding SDR family oxidoreductase, with protein sequence MGKLLVTGATGTLGTPIVTRLLDLGHEVRAASRSAPHNTAGIGGKFPYRIDFATATPTEVEAAVDGMDTVIHCATSGRSKRDVEMTRALVAAATAKAAHFVYISIVGIDDIPLGYYKGKAAAERVIARSDVSWSILRTTQFHNLVASMCAGIARIPAIAPIPKGVSFQPIAVGEVADRLVEIATGPAIGRATDMGGPEVGRLHEFFGAWAAHNGVRRRAVSVPLPGAVGKALRQGGNLAPDHAVGSGTFAQFLAE encoded by the coding sequence ATGGGTAAATTGCTGGTCACCGGGGCTACCGGGACGCTCGGTACGCCGATCGTCACGCGACTGCTCGACCTTGGACATGAGGTGCGTGCGGCCAGCCGCAGCGCGCCGCACAACACGGCCGGGATCGGCGGCAAGTTTCCCTACCGAATCGACTTCGCGACCGCCACCCCGACCGAGGTCGAGGCTGCCGTCGACGGGATGGACACGGTCATCCACTGCGCGACCTCGGGTCGTAGCAAACGCGACGTCGAGATGACTCGGGCTCTCGTAGCGGCGGCGACTGCTAAGGCCGCACACTTCGTCTACATCTCGATTGTTGGGATCGACGACATCCCGCTCGGCTACTACAAGGGTAAGGCCGCCGCGGAGCGGGTGATCGCCCGGTCGGACGTGTCGTGGTCGATTCTGCGGACCACCCAGTTCCACAACTTAGTCGCTTCGATGTGCGCTGGGATCGCCCGGATACCGGCGATCGCGCCGATTCCCAAAGGCGTTTCGTTCCAGCCGATCGCGGTCGGCGAGGTCGCGGACCGGTTGGTCGAGATCGCCACTGGGCCGGCGATCGGGCGGGCGACGGACATGGGTGGACCGGAGGTCGGGCGGCTGCACGAGTTCTTCGGCGCGTGGGCCGCGCACAACGGCGTACGACGCAGGGCCGTGTCGGTCCCGTTACCTGGAGCGGTCGGAAAGGCGCTGCGGCAGGGCGGCAATCTCGCTCCCGACCACGCCGTCGGCAGTGGCACGTTCGCGCAGTTCCTCGCCGAGTAA
- the hutI gene encoding imidazolonepropionase: MSTLLANISLLVTNDPSAGDGLTGEIVDAAVVIDNGVIVWVGSSAKSPAADERVDLDGRCVIPGFVDSHSHLIFAGDRTAEFAARMSGAAYSAGGIKTTVAATRSASDDELRLRATDLVAEMRRHGTTTVEIKSGYGLDVANEARSVQIARELTAETTFLGAHVVPPEYADNSDRYVDLVCGAMLDACAPHAKWVDVFCDRGAFDADQARAVLRAGMQRGLLPRLHANQLESGPGVQLAVEVDAASADHCTHLSDADIEALAGSTTVATLLPGAEFSTRANYPDARRLIDAGATVALATDCNPGSSYTSSMPFCIAIAVRDMKMTPAEAMWSATAGGARALRRDDIGAVRVGANADLVAINAPSYVHLAYRPGVQLIGSVL; this comes from the coding sequence GTGAGCACCCTTCTGGCCAACATCAGCCTCCTCGTCACCAATGACCCGTCCGCCGGTGACGGTCTTACCGGTGAGATCGTCGATGCCGCAGTCGTTATCGACAACGGGGTCATCGTCTGGGTCGGCTCGAGCGCCAAGTCACCGGCCGCGGACGAACGCGTCGATCTCGACGGGCGGTGCGTGATTCCCGGATTCGTCGACAGCCACTCGCACCTCATCTTTGCCGGCGACCGGACGGCCGAGTTCGCCGCCCGGATGAGCGGTGCGGCCTACAGCGCCGGCGGAATCAAGACGACCGTGGCCGCGACCCGGTCGGCCTCGGACGACGAGCTTCGCCTCCGCGCAACGGATCTCGTCGCCGAGATGCGGCGGCACGGCACCACCACTGTGGAAATCAAGTCCGGCTACGGACTGGATGTGGCTAACGAAGCACGCAGCGTGCAGATCGCGCGCGAGCTGACCGCGGAGACGACCTTCCTCGGCGCCCACGTCGTACCTCCGGAGTACGCGGACAATTCCGACCGCTACGTCGACCTCGTGTGCGGTGCGATGCTCGACGCGTGCGCCCCGCATGCGAAGTGGGTCGACGTCTTCTGCGACCGGGGCGCCTTCGACGCCGACCAAGCGCGTGCGGTGCTGCGCGCGGGAATGCAACGCGGGCTCCTTCCGCGCCTGCACGCTAACCAACTCGAATCTGGTCCCGGCGTACAGCTTGCCGTCGAGGTCGACGCCGCGAGCGCCGACCACTGCACGCACTTGAGTGACGCCGATATCGAGGCGCTGGCCGGTTCGACCACTGTCGCGACGCTATTGCCAGGCGCGGAATTTTCCACCCGCGCCAACTACCCGGATGCCCGCCGGCTGATCGACGCAGGCGCGACCGTGGCATTGGCGACGGACTGCAACCCCGGCTCGTCGTACACCTCGAGCATGCCGTTCTGCATCGCAATCGCCGTCAGGGACATGAAAATGACTCCCGCAGAGGCTATGTGGTCCGCGACCGCCGGCGGTGCACGCGCGCTGAGGCGGGATGACATCGGTGCAGTGCGGGTGGGCGCGAATGCCGACCTGGTCGCGATCAATGCACCCAGCTATGTGCATCTCGCGTACCGACCCGGAGTACAGCTGATCGGCTCGGTGCTCTAG
- a CDS encoding formimidoylglutamate deiminase: MNGAWRCEHAVIGDRVLHDVTIEYADGAITAVGSATVAGARNIHGLVIPGLANAHSHAFHRALRGRTQRGHGSFWTWREQMYAVAATLNPDSYLALATATFAEMALAGITCVGEFHYLHHLPDGTSYGDENAMGKALIQAAHAAGIRITLLDTCYVAGGFGVPLEGTQLRFSDVDAEQWALRVDALRGNDYARIGAAVHSVRGVPAEQIPTVARWATVHDAPLHVHLSEQVAENDQCLAHYGHTPTEVLHEAGALGSRTSAVHATHLQAEDLRLLGTTHTTACFCPTTERDLADGIGPARALFDLGSPLSLGSDSHAVIDILEEARAVELNARLDTQQRGHFSAAELLGAATRAGHASLGWHDTGTIEVGARADLVALSLGSVRTAGAAPDSALETAIFAASAADVTDVLVDGRAIVVDRAHQLIDDVPGSLSASIEALQ, translated from the coding sequence GTGAACGGGGCGTGGCGCTGCGAGCACGCCGTTATCGGTGACCGCGTGCTTCATGACGTCACCATCGAGTACGCCGACGGCGCAATCACCGCGGTCGGTTCCGCGACGGTCGCCGGCGCGCGGAATATCCACGGTCTGGTCATACCGGGACTGGCCAACGCCCATTCGCATGCCTTCCACCGGGCGTTGCGCGGGCGCACCCAGCGCGGGCACGGGTCATTCTGGACCTGGCGCGAGCAGATGTACGCCGTCGCCGCCACTCTCAACCCAGACAGCTACTTGGCATTGGCTACGGCGACATTCGCGGAGATGGCGCTTGCCGGAATTACCTGCGTCGGCGAGTTCCACTATCTGCACCATTTGCCCGACGGCACGTCGTACGGCGACGAGAATGCCATGGGTAAGGCGCTGATTCAGGCTGCCCACGCTGCCGGAATCCGGATCACGCTGCTGGACACGTGCTACGTCGCCGGTGGGTTCGGCGTACCACTGGAAGGGACTCAGCTGCGGTTCAGCGATGTCGACGCCGAACAGTGGGCGTTACGCGTGGATGCGCTGCGCGGCAACGATTACGCGCGCATTGGTGCGGCTGTGCACTCCGTGCGCGGCGTACCGGCCGAGCAGATCCCCACGGTCGCCCGGTGGGCAACCGTCCACGACGCGCCGCTGCATGTCCATCTGTCCGAACAGGTCGCAGAAAACGACCAGTGCCTCGCGCACTACGGACACACTCCGACCGAGGTGCTGCACGAAGCGGGCGCCCTCGGCAGTCGCACGAGCGCGGTGCACGCGACACATCTGCAAGCCGAGGACCTCAGACTTCTCGGCACGACCCACACGACGGCATGCTTCTGCCCCACCACCGAACGCGACCTCGCCGATGGTATCGGCCCGGCCAGGGCGCTCTTTGATCTGGGATCGCCGCTATCACTGGGATCGGACAGCCACGCTGTCATCGATATCCTCGAAGAGGCGCGCGCGGTGGAGCTCAACGCGCGGCTCGACACCCAGCAGCGCGGCCATTTCTCCGCGGCCGAACTACTCGGCGCCGCGACCCGCGCCGGCCATGCCTCTCTAGGTTGGCATGACACCGGCACGATCGAGGTCGGTGCGCGCGCAGACCTGGTCGCGCTGTCATTGGGCTCGGTACGTACGGCGGGCGCGGCACCGGACAGCGCGCTGGAGACGGCCATCTTTGCCGCCTCCGCAGCGGATGTCACCGACGTACTCGTCGACGGGCGGGCCATCGTCGTTGACCGGGCACACCAGTTGATCGACGACGTACCGGGCTCGTTGTCCGCGTCGATTGAGGCGCTGCAGTGA
- a CDS encoding allantoate amidohydrolase — protein MTASHTAEFDRMWADLEGVGRDPRGGYSRFAWTREDHTLREWFTGEAARRSMEVDIDRNGNLWAWWGTPGPGSFVTGSHLDSVPGGGAYDGPLGVITAFAAVDKLRADGITPQRAVAVACFGDEEGARFGLACVGSRLAAGLLDAKKAKALKDSDGIGVVEAMRSAGHDPAHLGRDDEVLSRIGVYVELHVEQGRNLVDQGHAIAIGSSIWPHGRWRFDFHGAGNHAGTTRLEDRRDPMLTYAETVLSARKRARLAGTVTTFGRVSVTPNGTNAIPSEVTAWLDSRGADEAEVLRVVDEIETRAHERGSRDDVTVSVTRESYTGKVEFDAGVQQRLRSVLGADTPVIGTGAGHDAGILSSVVPTGMLYVRNPTGISHDPAEFAERDDCHAGIDALAAVMTDYVTQAQS, from the coding sequence TTGACCGCATCGCACACCGCCGAGTTCGACCGGATGTGGGCAGATCTCGAGGGTGTCGGACGCGACCCACGCGGCGGCTACTCCCGCTTTGCCTGGACGCGAGAGGACCACACACTGCGTGAATGGTTCACCGGCGAGGCCGCCCGCCGTTCGATGGAGGTCGACATCGACCGCAACGGCAACCTGTGGGCATGGTGGGGTACGCCGGGACCAGGATCGTTCGTCACCGGCTCGCATCTGGACTCTGTGCCCGGCGGCGGCGCGTACGACGGGCCGCTCGGCGTCATCACCGCGTTTGCCGCCGTCGACAAGCTGCGCGCCGACGGCATCACCCCACAGCGGGCCGTCGCAGTGGCCTGCTTCGGCGATGAAGAGGGCGCCCGGTTTGGGCTCGCGTGCGTGGGTTCGCGGTTGGCGGCCGGACTGCTCGATGCCAAAAAGGCGAAGGCGCTCAAGGACTCTGACGGGATCGGGGTCGTCGAGGCGATGCGCAGTGCCGGACACGATCCGGCGCATTTAGGCCGTGACGACGAGGTGTTGTCCCGGATCGGCGTCTACGTCGAGCTGCACGTCGAGCAGGGCCGAAACCTCGTCGATCAGGGCCACGCCATCGCGATCGGGTCCTCGATCTGGCCGCACGGACGGTGGAGGTTCGACTTTCACGGCGCCGGCAACCACGCCGGCACGACGCGCCTCGAGGACCGGCGCGACCCCATGCTGACGTACGCCGAAACCGTGCTGTCCGCGCGCAAGCGGGCCCGGCTGGCCGGCACGGTAACCACCTTCGGTCGCGTCTCGGTCACGCCCAACGGCACCAACGCGATCCCGTCCGAAGTGACGGCATGGTTGGACAGTCGCGGCGCCGACGAGGCCGAGGTCCTGCGCGTCGTCGACGAGATCGAGACTCGCGCGCACGAGCGCGGCAGCCGCGATGACGTGACGGTGAGCGTCACCCGCGAGTCCTACACCGGCAAGGTCGAGTTCGACGCCGGCGTACAACAGCGGCTGCGGAGCGTGCTCGGCGCGGACACGCCCGTCATCGGCACCGGCGCCGGGCACGACGCCGGGATCCTCAGCAGCGTCGTACCCACCGGGATGCTCTACGTGCGCAACCCCACCGGGATCTCGCACGATCCGGCCGAATTCGCCGAACGCGACGACTGCCACGCCGGCATCGACGCGCTCGCCGCGGTGATGACCGACTACGTCACGCAGGCCCAGTCGTGA